The following coding sequences are from one Lipingzhangella halophila window:
- a CDS encoding NADH-quinone oxidoreductase subunit G: MTVTTNTATGGTPAVPPEDLVTVTIDGFQIEVPKGTLVIRAAELLGIEIPRFCDHPLLDPVGACRQCMVEIPDAGNGRAMPKPQASCTITVMDGMVINTQLTSPVAEKAQRGMMEFLLINHPLDCPICDKGGECPLQNQAMSAGQGETRFTDTKRTFPKPIPLSTGILLDRERCIQCARCTRFSAQIAGDPFIELLERGAEEQVGIADGEPFQSYFSGNTVQICPVGALTGTAYRFRSRPFDLVSTPSVCEHCAAGCAQRTDHRRGKVTRRLAGDDPQVNEEWNCDKGRWAFTYATRSDRLKQPLVRDDESRALEVASWPEALTLAAQGLDRARRKGRVGVLTGGRLTLEDAYAYAKFARVALGSNDIDMRARAHSQEEAEFLASRVAGTGIDVCYEDLEKAPAVLLAGFEPEDESPVVFLRLRKGARKNGVPVYAIAPYASRGLDKADGTLIPTVPGDETRVLSALGDVHPEAMEALRTTGAIILAGERLAETPGALSSVARLADRTGARLAWVPRRAGERGAVEAGALPTLLPGGRPVSDATARAEVARAWSTSALPDAEGRDTGEILAAAAAGELEGLVVAGVDLDDLPDPDGARAALAKVPFIVSLELRASNVTDRSDVVFPVAAVAEKAGTFVDWEGRERPFGNALKIQGVLSDLRVLGSIADEMDVHLGLPDADTARDEFVRLGGWAGERCPDPITRPATPRPELRGDQAVLATWKQLLGRGRMEDGEPYLAGTARPATARVSAATAAAIGLADGGSLAVTGERGTVTVSADITEMPDGVVWLPANAQECDVGRDLGAASGSIVSLATSAGSEK; encoded by the coding sequence TTGACCGTCACGACGAACACGGCGACCGGCGGCACTCCGGCCGTGCCGCCCGAGGACCTTGTCACCGTCACCATTGACGGGTTCCAGATCGAGGTCCCGAAGGGGACTCTGGTCATCAGGGCCGCGGAGCTGCTGGGCATCGAGATTCCCCGCTTCTGCGACCACCCGCTGCTGGACCCCGTTGGCGCGTGCCGGCAGTGCATGGTGGAGATCCCCGATGCCGGCAACGGCCGTGCGATGCCCAAGCCGCAGGCGTCCTGCACCATCACCGTCATGGACGGCATGGTCATCAACACCCAGTTGACCTCCCCTGTGGCGGAGAAGGCGCAGCGCGGGATGATGGAGTTCCTGCTCATCAACCACCCGCTGGACTGCCCCATCTGCGACAAGGGCGGCGAGTGCCCTCTGCAGAACCAGGCGATGAGCGCCGGCCAGGGTGAGACCCGCTTCACCGACACCAAGCGGACGTTCCCCAAGCCGATCCCGCTGTCGACCGGCATCCTGCTGGACCGCGAGCGCTGCATCCAGTGCGCGCGTTGTACCCGGTTCTCCGCCCAGATCGCGGGCGACCCGTTCATCGAGCTCCTGGAGCGCGGCGCGGAGGAGCAGGTCGGCATCGCCGACGGCGAGCCCTTCCAGTCCTACTTCTCGGGCAACACCGTGCAGATCTGCCCGGTGGGCGCGCTCACCGGCACCGCGTACCGGTTCCGCTCGCGCCCGTTCGACCTCGTCAGCACGCCGAGCGTGTGCGAGCACTGCGCGGCCGGGTGCGCCCAGCGTACGGATCACCGCCGCGGTAAGGTCACCCGGCGGCTGGCCGGGGACGACCCGCAGGTCAATGAAGAGTGGAACTGCGACAAGGGCCGGTGGGCGTTCACCTACGCCACCCGCTCGGACCGCCTCAAGCAGCCACTCGTCCGCGACGACGAGAGCCGCGCGCTGGAGGTGGCCTCGTGGCCGGAGGCGCTGACCCTGGCGGCGCAGGGGCTCGACCGGGCGCGCCGGAAGGGCCGGGTCGGTGTGCTCACCGGTGGCCGGCTCACCCTTGAGGACGCCTACGCCTACGCCAAGTTCGCCCGGGTGGCCCTGGGCAGCAACGACATCGACATGCGGGCCCGCGCCCACTCCCAGGAGGAGGCCGAGTTCCTGGCCTCCCGGGTGGCCGGTACCGGCATCGACGTGTGCTACGAGGATCTGGAGAAAGCGCCGGCGGTGCTGCTCGCCGGGTTCGAGCCCGAGGACGAGTCGCCGGTGGTGTTCCTGCGGCTCCGCAAGGGTGCGCGCAAGAACGGGGTTCCGGTCTACGCGATCGCCCCGTACGCGAGCCGGGGGCTGGACAAGGCGGACGGGACGCTCATCCCCACCGTGCCGGGCGACGAGACCCGCGTGCTCTCCGCTCTCGGCGACGTCCACCCGGAGGCCATGGAGGCGCTGCGTACTACCGGTGCCATCATCCTGGCCGGTGAGCGGCTCGCGGAAACTCCGGGGGCGCTGTCTTCGGTGGCCCGGCTGGCCGACCGCACGGGTGCCCGCCTCGCGTGGGTGCCGCGCCGGGCCGGGGAGCGCGGCGCGGTCGAGGCCGGGGCACTGCCCACCCTGCTGCCCGGCGGGCGACCGGTGTCCGACGCGACCGCCCGCGCGGAGGTGGCGCGGGCCTGGTCGACCAGCGCGCTGCCCGACGCGGAGGGGCGCGACACCGGCGAGATCCTCGCCGCCGCTGCGGCCGGCGAGCTGGAAGGGCTGGTCGTGGCCGGGGTCGACCTCGACGACCTGCCCGATCCCGATGGAGCGCGCGCGGCACTGGCCAAAGTGCCCTTCATCGTGAGCCTGGAGCTGCGGGCGAGCAACGTCACCGACCGCTCGGACGTGGTCTTCCCGGTGGCCGCGGTCGCGGAGAAGGCCGGGACCTTCGTGGACTGGGAGGGACGCGAGCGCCCCTTCGGCAACGCACTGAAGATCCAGGGCGTTCTCTCCGATCTCCGGGTGCTCGGGTCGATCGCCGACGAGATGGACGTCCACCTCGGCCTGCCCGATGCCGACACCGCGCGCGACGAGTTCGTCCGCCTCGGCGGTTGGGCCGGTGAGCGGTGCCCGGACCCGATCACCCGGCCCGCTACGCCCCGCCCTGAGCTCCGCGGCGACCAGGCGGTACTGGCCACCTGGAAGCAGTTGCTGGGTCGGGGCCGCATGGAGGACGGCGAGCCCTACCTCGCCGGCACCGCCCGGCCCGCCACCGCGCGGGTCTCGGCCGCCACGGCGGCCGCCATCGGGCTCGCGGACGGCGGATCGCTGGCGGTCACCGGCGAGCGGGGCACGGTCACCGTGTCAGCGGACATCACCGAGATGCCCGACGGGGTGGTGTGGCTGCCCGCCAACGCCCAGGAGTGCGACGTCGGGCGGGACCTGGGCGCCGCCTCCGGATCCATCGTGTCGCTGGCGACGAGTGCTGGGAGCGAGAAGTGA